A stretch of the Halomonas sp. CH40 genome encodes the following:
- the phnE gene encoding phosphonate ABC transporter, permease protein PhnE, with protein MKLTEAALSEQRQKAAQAGRWRRLPLIQSPFLRLALWVGLVVYLILALSSVEVNWARVAEGAGRGLEFLAAFTRPDFISRWDDIWAGLLESLTMTVTSTVIGVALAVPVGLGAARNIAPLPVYWVCRGIIAVSRTFQEVIIAILFVVMFGFGPFAGMITLAFATIGFMAKLLAEDIEDLDERQVEAVRATGAGWWQTLNHAVQPQVMPRLIGLSMYRLDINFRESAVIGIVGAGGIGATLNTSINRYEYDTSAAVLLIIIAIVLLSEYSSSFVRRWTQ; from the coding sequence GTGAAGCTGACCGAAGCAGCGCTCAGTGAGCAGCGCCAGAAAGCGGCTCAGGCAGGGCGGTGGCGTCGGCTGCCCTTGATTCAGTCTCCTTTCCTGCGCCTGGCCCTGTGGGTGGGTCTGGTGGTTTACCTGATTCTGGCGCTGAGCAGCGTCGAGGTTAACTGGGCCAGGGTTGCCGAAGGCGCAGGCCGCGGGCTGGAATTTTTGGCCGCCTTCACCCGACCCGACTTTATCAGCCGCTGGGACGATATCTGGGCAGGGCTGCTGGAAAGCCTGACCATGACGGTGACATCCACCGTGATTGGCGTGGCGCTTGCCGTGCCTGTCGGGCTGGGGGCGGCACGTAATATTGCCCCACTGCCGGTCTACTGGGTCTGTCGTGGGATTATCGCCGTCTCGCGTACTTTTCAGGAAGTGATTATTGCCATCCTGTTTGTGGTGATGTTCGGCTTTGGCCCCTTTGCAGGGATGATCACCCTGGCGTTTGCCACCATTGGCTTTATGGCCAAGCTGTTGGCTGAAGATATTGAAGACCTTGACGAGCGCCAGGTGGAAGCGGTGCGGGCCACAGGCGCTGGCTGGTGGCAAACCCTGAACCACGCCGTGCAGCCTCAGGTCATGCCGCGTTTGATTGGGCTCTCCATGTATCGCCTGGATATCAACTTCCGCGAATCGGCAGTCATCGGCATTGTCGGCGCTGGTGGCATAGGGGCGACCCTGAACACTTCGATTAACCGCTACGAATACGACACGTCAGCGGCGGTGTTGCTGATCATTATTGCCATCGTATTGCTGTCTGAATACAGCTCAAGCTTTGTGCGGCGCTGGACGCAGTAG
- the phnE gene encoding phosphonate ABC transporter, permease protein PhnE produces MPVSTSPQGQPQWRLRTTKAQWLGYLAWLAGISLFLLCWKVISDNTMWVFVEDAGRQGTDLISRMLPPEWTYAHQLWLPMWDTLNIATLGTALGIMMAFPVAFLAARNTSPHPLIRSLALTIIVSSRSINSLIWAMLLVTILGPGVLAGIIAIALRSIGFVGKLLYEAIEEIHPTPVEAIAATGASRMQVMSYGVLPQVLPAFAGISVYRWDINIRESTVLGLVGAGGIGLQLNASINSLAWDQVSVIFVMIFATVLVSEWISAKVRHAII; encoded by the coding sequence ATGCCTGTTTCCACTTCTCCCCAGGGGCAGCCGCAGTGGCGCCTGCGAACCACCAAAGCACAATGGCTTGGCTACCTGGCCTGGCTGGCGGGAATCAGCCTGTTTCTATTGTGCTGGAAAGTCATCTCCGATAACACTATGTGGGTATTTGTTGAGGATGCGGGACGCCAGGGCACGGACCTGATCAGCCGTATGCTGCCGCCTGAATGGACTTATGCCCATCAACTCTGGCTGCCCATGTGGGATACCCTCAATATTGCCACTCTGGGTACGGCGCTGGGTATCATGATGGCCTTTCCCGTGGCGTTTCTCGCTGCCCGCAACACCTCACCGCATCCTCTGATTCGCAGTCTGGCACTGACAATTATTGTTTCGTCGCGCTCCATCAATTCCCTGATCTGGGCAATGTTACTGGTGACGATTCTGGGGCCGGGTGTGCTGGCGGGCATTATTGCTATAGCGCTGCGCTCGATTGGTTTTGTAGGCAAGCTGCTCTATGAGGCGATTGAAGAGATCCACCCGACGCCGGTTGAAGCGATTGCCGCCACCGGAGCCAGCCGCATGCAGGTGATGAGCTATGGTGTGCTGCCCCAGGTATTGCCCGCCTTTGCCGGTATCAGCGTTTACCGCTGGGATATCAACATTCGTGAATCGACGGTGCTGGGCCTGGTGGGAGCGGGTGGTATTGGCCTGCAGCTAAATGCCTCTATCAACAGCCTGGCCTGGGATCAGGTGAGCGTCATCTTTGTGATGATTTTTGCGACCGTCCTGGTATCGGAATGGATCTCCGCCAAGGTTCGCCACGCCATCATCTAA
- a CDS encoding putative zinc-binding metallopeptidase, translating to MQAFSNPVGYGTLWFHNLLTAEGTPVAYDPQARAFLPTPPFCANRNVIGCNWIAPEQGAFCRSCAMTALAPDLEIPDVIPNWAEAEAAKRWVIDNLGRWHWFRPEDPGTRPVFHMLADGYTLAPMGHGEGVVTISVSEADPVVRVTRKEALNEPYRTMIGHMRHEIAHMLWWRLSLREDFLVAFREMFGDERADYGAALEKHYEQGPPQDWELFYLTSYASAHPHEDWAETAAHLLHLTDITDSFIATGLLTPEMPSHRWDPYAEPDTKVLVNVAANLVMRVNHVNRSMGLSDIYPFVLSEAAHRKLAFVHDWLRRGAQGR from the coding sequence ATGCAGGCATTTTCAAACCCGGTAGGCTACGGAACGCTATGGTTCCACAACCTCTTGACCGCTGAAGGTACGCCAGTTGCGTATGACCCCCAGGCGCGGGCTTTTCTGCCGACACCTCCATTTTGTGCTAACCGAAATGTGATTGGCTGTAATTGGATTGCGCCTGAACAGGGTGCTTTCTGTCGCTCATGTGCGATGACGGCACTGGCCCCTGACCTGGAAATCCCCGATGTCATTCCCAATTGGGCAGAGGCAGAAGCGGCAAAGCGTTGGGTGATTGATAATCTGGGTCGCTGGCACTGGTTCAGGCCGGAAGACCCAGGAACAAGGCCTGTTTTTCATATGCTTGCTGATGGTTATACGCTGGCGCCGATGGGTCACGGTGAGGGTGTGGTCACCATTAGCGTGTCTGAAGCTGACCCTGTGGTGCGTGTGACGCGTAAAGAAGCACTGAATGAGCCTTACAGAACCATGATAGGGCACATGCGCCATGAGATTGCCCACATGCTGTGGTGGCGTCTCAGCCTGCGTGAGGATTTCCTGGTAGCTTTCCGTGAGATGTTTGGCGATGAGCGCGCTGACTATGGCGCTGCGCTTGAAAAGCATTATGAGCAAGGGCCACCTCAAGACTGGGAGCTTTTCTACCTGACATCCTACGCGTCTGCGCACCCCCATGAAGACTGGGCGGAAACCGCCGCACACCTTTTGCACTTGACCGATATCACCGACAGCTTTATTGCCACGGGGCTTTTAACGCCCGAAATGCCGAGCCACCGCTGGGACCCTTATGCAGAGCCTGATACCAAGGTGCTGGTTAATGTCGCCGCTAATCTGGTGATGCGGGTCAACCACGTAAACCGTTCCATGGGGCTGTCGGATATTTACCCCTTTGTGCTTTCCGAGGCGGCTCACCGCAAGCTGGCCTTTGTTCATGATTGGTTGCGTCGTGGTGCTCAAGGGCGTTGA
- the phnC gene encoding phosphonate ABC transporter ATP-binding protein: MLKLSGLGKRYPTGDRALTNIELTLPKGQVMALIGPSGAGKSTLIRCVNRLVEPTEGSVTLEDTELTRLSGQKLRHARRSMGMIFQEYALVDRLTVMENVLSGQLGYVGFWRSFLRRYPQSAVLEAFRLLERVGLPHALDKRADALSGGQRQRVGIARALLQSPKLLLVDEPTASLDPKTSRQIMRLICELCAERGLAAIINIHDVALAQQFADRIVGLRAGEIVFDGPPSELTSDILTTIYGEEDWDTTPEPENETAVETSSAPTPPTPMARVAAGGAR; the protein is encoded by the coding sequence ATGCTGAAGTTAAGCGGCCTGGGTAAGCGCTACCCGACCGGGGACCGCGCCCTGACCAATATCGAACTGACCTTGCCTAAAGGCCAGGTGATGGCCCTGATTGGCCCTTCCGGCGCGGGTAAAAGCACCCTGATCCGTTGCGTTAACCGGCTGGTAGAGCCGACTGAGGGCAGTGTGACGCTGGAAGACACCGAGCTGACCCGGCTTTCCGGCCAGAAACTGCGCCATGCGCGGCGTTCCATGGGCATGATCTTTCAGGAGTATGCCTTGGTCGACCGCTTGACCGTAATGGAGAACGTGCTTTCCGGCCAGTTGGGCTATGTAGGCTTCTGGCGCAGTTTTCTGCGCCGCTATCCGCAATCGGCCGTATTGGAAGCGTTTCGCTTGCTGGAGCGGGTTGGCCTTCCCCATGCGCTGGATAAACGCGCGGATGCGCTTTCCGGTGGTCAGCGCCAGCGGGTAGGTATCGCCCGGGCGCTGTTGCAAAGCCCCAAGCTTCTGTTAGTGGATGAGCCGACCGCCAGCCTGGACCCGAAAACCTCCCGCCAGATCATGCGTCTGATTTGTGAGCTATGCGCTGAACGGGGGCTGGCCGCCATTATCAATATCCATGATGTAGCGCTGGCCCAGCAGTTTGCTGACCGCATCGTTGGTCTGCGTGCCGGTGAGATTGTCTTTGATGGCCCGCCCAGTGAGCTGACCAGCGACATTCTGACCACCATCTACGGTGAGGAAGACTGGGATACAACGCCCGAGCCGGAAAATGAGACGGCGGTAGAGACATCGTCTGCCCCAACGCCGCCGACGCCAATGGCAAGGGTTGCCGCAGGAGGTGCGCGGTGA
- a CDS encoding ATP-binding protein has product MRVYRRFYQSLTFTLTILVASTSWAMPDFETFFTQHSTPMWMIDVETGIIERANPAARAFYGFEQLEGRHIDQINMLSPAQINAEIQLAAEAQRNHLYFRHRLADGSVKVMGVYTDPFEVEGREVLISSLYDTSDFEDSAERHYIQRMEEQVDLQTAELQASRQRTFWIAAVGTSLQLGVIGILAIILLRLRAAQRENNRLIKELSFRNRELERLSQVMAHHFQEPSRRLVSFAQQLSQQLSGQQSQQQSQQRTQQQSQQRSETVTLEAESTRTAVNFIDNQARQLRALVSDIQRYLSLEITLKPETIDVAGLIEEVCTEPALAPLKNSGALDIVTPLPAVKADARQLRMIFHVLLHNAWQYRHPDKPLQVRISAQIIGNHARLRIEDNGSGISPEYRTQVLEMFTRLVPHNERYPGTGMGLALVVKALRNLDSRIVMEDGIDGGIAVLFDLPLAR; this is encoded by the coding sequence ATGCGCGTTTATAGACGATTCTATCAGTCGCTAACGTTCACGCTGACCATTTTGGTGGCCAGTACCAGCTGGGCCATGCCGGATTTTGAGACCTTCTTTACTCAGCATTCCACCCCCATGTGGATGATTGACGTCGAGACCGGCATTATCGAGCGCGCCAACCCCGCGGCCAGAGCCTTCTACGGGTTTGAACAACTGGAAGGCAGGCATATAGACCAGATTAATATGCTCAGCCCCGCACAAATCAATGCCGAAATCCAGCTGGCGGCTGAAGCCCAACGCAACCATCTATATTTTCGCCACCGCCTGGCGGATGGCAGCGTCAAGGTCATGGGTGTCTATACCGATCCCTTCGAGGTCGAGGGGCGTGAGGTGCTGATTTCATCCCTGTATGACACCAGCGATTTTGAGGACTCCGCCGAACGTCATTATATTCAGCGTATGGAGGAGCAAGTCGATCTGCAAACCGCTGAGCTTCAGGCTTCTCGGCAACGTACTTTCTGGATAGCAGCGGTTGGCACCTCGCTACAACTGGGCGTGATCGGTATTCTGGCCATCATTCTGCTGCGCCTGCGCGCCGCACAGCGAGAGAACAATCGCCTGATCAAGGAGCTTTCCTTTCGCAACCGGGAGCTGGAAAGGTTAAGCCAGGTAATGGCCCACCACTTCCAGGAACCTAGCCGTCGGCTGGTCAGCTTTGCCCAGCAGCTGTCCCAACAGCTCTCTGGGCAACAGTCTCAACAACAATCTCAACAACGAACTCAACAACAGTCACAACAGCGCTCGGAAACCGTCACACTGGAGGCGGAAAGCACCCGGACAGCGGTTAACTTTATTGATAACCAGGCGCGCCAGCTCAGAGCACTGGTCAGTGATATACAGCGTTATCTCAGCCTGGAGATAACGCTTAAACCGGAAACCATTGATGTCGCAGGCTTGATTGAAGAGGTCTGCACCGAGCCTGCCTTGGCACCGCTGAAAAACAGCGGCGCCCTGGATATCGTGACGCCACTGCCCGCCGTCAAGGCCGATGCTCGCCAACTCAGGATGATTTTCCACGTGCTACTGCATAACGCCTGGCAGTATCGCCACCCGGATAAGCCGCTCCAGGTGCGAATCTCGGCGCAAATCATTGGCAATCACGCCAGGTTGCGGATAGAGGATAACGGTAGTGGCATCAGCCCCGAATATCGCACCCAGGTACTCGAGATGTTTACCCGACTGGTGCCTCACAATGAGCGCTACCCAGGCACAGGTATGGGTCTGGCCTTGGTAGTCAAGGCATTGCGCAACCTGGACAGCAGAATCGTCATGGAAGACGGTATCGATGGTGGTATTGCCGTACTTTTTGATTTACCCCTAGCGAGGTGA
- a CDS encoding PAS domain-containing protein encodes MIPDTIIPNAQQVDYQTLAEHHPFMLNRFLPDTTLVFANRPMAAFFGVTPEAMVGQRWLEACQHDEQQKWLELYPKFTPEAPRHRIVNQVQDADGQSRWVEWINTAFFNAAGEILYFQGVGMDVTQRVTAQNQLQENEARYSLAQKASSFGIWDWYPQRDEVFWDDHCYRMLGLTPSDIPLTFASWQALLHPDDLERCRSAVHNQLEAGDEFIVEFRYQAAQGYRWVQGRGQVVERDAQNNPTRLIGVHLDIHTLKETQLELTRSNEELEHFAYAVSHDLRQPLRMVNSYLQLLTQELGNDLSRDAEEMIGFAREGAERMDAMILGILNYSRVGRKTSPLTWVDSREVVDEVLSYLKPKLQETGGHIEVRGDWPEVYVSRDELVRLLQNLLHNALKYVDENTTPRVIMSGRQSYNCWHVTIKDNGIGIAPDQQNRLFRVFSRLQPRSRFDGTGIGLAVCKRIAEHHGGHIDVDSQGDGYGSCFRFSLPIYTEPLTTQK; translated from the coding sequence ATGATCCCAGACACCATTATCCCAAACGCTCAGCAGGTGGATTATCAGACACTCGCTGAGCACCACCCCTTTATGCTCAATCGCTTTCTGCCGGATACCACCCTGGTGTTTGCCAACCGCCCCATGGCGGCCTTTTTCGGCGTCACGCCAGAGGCCATGGTTGGCCAGCGTTGGCTGGAGGCCTGCCAACACGACGAGCAGCAGAAATGGCTTGAGCTGTATCCGAAGTTCACACCGGAAGCGCCTCGCCACCGTATCGTCAATCAGGTACAGGACGCAGATGGCCAGTCGCGTTGGGTGGAGTGGATCAATACCGCCTTTTTCAACGCAGCAGGCGAGATTCTCTATTTTCAGGGAGTGGGCATGGACGTCACCCAGAGAGTGACCGCCCAGAACCAACTGCAAGAAAATGAGGCGCGCTATTCCCTCGCCCAAAAGGCCTCCAGTTTCGGTATCTGGGACTGGTATCCTCAGCGCGACGAAGTCTTCTGGGATGATCATTGCTACCGGATGTTGGGGCTGACGCCTTCTGATATCCCGCTGACCTTTGCCAGCTGGCAGGCACTCCTGCATCCGGACGACCTTGAACGCTGCAGAAGCGCCGTACATAACCAGCTTGAGGCGGGTGATGAATTCATTGTCGAATTCCGCTATCAGGCGGCCCAGGGCTACCGCTGGGTTCAGGGGCGCGGCCAGGTCGTGGAACGGGACGCCCAGAACAACCCTACCCGCCTGATTGGCGTGCACCTGGATATTCACACGCTCAAGGAAACCCAGCTGGAGCTGACCCGCTCTAATGAAGAGCTAGAGCACTTTGCTTATGCGGTTTCCCACGACCTGCGCCAGCCGCTGCGTATGGTCAACAGCTACCTGCAACTGCTGACCCAGGAACTGGGCAACGACCTGAGCCGTGATGCCGAAGAAATGATTGGCTTTGCCCGCGAAGGCGCCGAACGCATGGATGCGATGATTCTCGGCATCCTCAACTATTCACGGGTGGGTCGTAAAACGTCGCCGCTAACTTGGGTCGATAGCCGGGAAGTAGTCGATGAAGTGCTCAGCTACCTTAAGCCTAAGCTGCAAGAGACGGGCGGACACATTGAGGTTCGCGGTGACTGGCCCGAGGTGTATGTCAGCCGCGATGAACTGGTACGCCTGCTGCAGAACCTGTTGCACAATGCCCTTAAATACGTAGATGAAAACACAACGCCCAGGGTGATTATGTCAGGCCGTCAGTCATATAATTGCTGGCATGTCACGATCAAGGACAACGGCATAGGCATTGCCCCTGACCAGCAGAACCGCCTGTTTCGGGTATTTTCACGCCTACAGCCGCGCAGCCGGTTTGACGGCACCGGCATTGGCCTGGCCGTGTGTAAACGCATTGCCGAACATCACGGTGGCCATATAGACGTCGATTCTCAAGGGGACGGCTACGGCAGCTGTTTCCGGTTTTCCCTGCCGATTTACACTGAGCCATTAACGACCCAGAAATAG
- a CDS encoding carboxylate--amine ligase has translation MDSVKGTETPKDPNKGYIALLGWSINAIKAAQKFDRRYVVVAPEWATDFCAANKIPFIAWDFVRINDRSMQIAERLKAEGVDVAIPLFEETVEWSGAINSVLLDNPRMFGQSILFRDKALMKRRAQLGGIRVGIFEEAHEKEDIIRFMKRVNQTLLKLDGDVDDPIHVKAFDKAGCLGHRMIRTVEEIDNIPEEEYPLLMESHLDGWEFAVEAWIHDGKIQFLNISEYVTLGYSVFVPATEQLESWRHLITKQIELLIKTFDIQFGLIHPEYFVTADGEMYFGEVAYRPPGFKAFELIERAYGFNAYQASMLVFDPKSTKEEVAAFFPREVVDAKGYAGCFGVYPKRRVVSKLEMPKECIEHPYFESHELTAPAEETVPDRSAFGTHWGLVFFFGDDPIKMRDLLKTQEDLDFYV, from the coding sequence ATGGATTCCGTGAAGGGTACCGAAACGCCTAAAGATCCCAATAAAGGCTATATCGCCCTGCTGGGCTGGAGTATCAATGCGATCAAGGCGGCTCAGAAATTTGATCGTCGTTATGTTGTGGTTGCGCCAGAGTGGGCGACCGATTTTTGTGCGGCCAACAAGATACCGTTTATTGCCTGGGACTTTGTGCGTATTAACGACCGCTCAATGCAGATCGCCGAAAGGCTGAAGGCAGAGGGCGTTGATGTTGCCATTCCATTATTTGAAGAAACCGTGGAATGGTCCGGTGCGATTAACTCCGTGTTGCTTGATAACCCGCGCATGTTTGGGCAATCGATCCTGTTTCGTGACAAGGCATTGATGAAGCGCCGTGCCCAGCTGGGAGGCATCCGCGTCGGGATTTTCGAAGAAGCTCACGAAAAAGAAGACATCATTCGCTTTATGAAGCGCGTCAACCAGACGCTGCTGAAGCTTGATGGCGACGTGGATGATCCGATTCATGTCAAAGCTTTTGATAAGGCAGGCTGTCTTGGCCACCGTATGATCCGTACGGTAGAAGAAATTGATAATATTCCAGAAGAAGAATACCCCTTGCTGATGGAGAGCCATCTCGACGGCTGGGAGTTCGCCGTGGAGGCATGGATCCACGATGGTAAGATCCAGTTTCTGAATATTTCCGAATACGTCACGCTTGGCTATTCGGTATTTGTGCCTGCCACCGAGCAGCTTGAAAGCTGGCGCCACCTGATTACCAAGCAGATTGAGCTGTTGATCAAGACCTTTGATATTCAGTTCGGGCTGATTCACCCTGAATACTTTGTCACCGCCGATGGTGAAATGTACTTTGGTGAGGTGGCTTATCGTCCGCCGGGCTTCAAGGCGTTTGAACTGATCGAGCGTGCCTATGGGTTCAATGCTTATCAGGCGTCCATGCTGGTATTTGATCCGAAGAGCACAAAAGAGGAAGTGGCTGCCTTTTTCCCACGCGAAGTGGTGGATGCCAAAGGTTACGCAGGCTGCTTTGGCGTATATCCGAAACGCCGTGTGGTCAGCAAGCTGGAAATGCCTAAAGAGTGTATTGAGCATCCGTATTTCGAGTCGCACGAATTAACCGCGCCTGCCGAAGAAACAGTGCCCGATCGCTCAGCATTTGGCACCCATTGGGGGCTGGTATTTTTCTTTGGTGATGACCCCATCAAGATGCGCGATCTACTGAAGACTCAGGAAGACCTGGACTTTTACGTCTAG
- a CDS encoding response regulator, producing the protein MDTPPSETSSNPYAQEGLNDFVVLLVEDEPADVHLTRMAFDKSRLLVKMCDVGDGVEALAFLRQQAPYQDAPRPDIILLDLNMPRMDGKTLLQHLKQDDDLKHIPAIVLTTSEAESDIVDTYNLGCAGFVTKPVDLVQFLQAIQNVEDYWLTLVKRPQ; encoded by the coding sequence TTGGACACTCCCCCCTCTGAAACGTCATCAAACCCCTATGCACAAGAGGGCCTGAATGACTTTGTCGTATTGCTGGTAGAAGACGAACCCGCCGACGTTCACTTGACCCGAATGGCCTTTGATAAGAGTCGGCTACTGGTCAAAATGTGCGACGTCGGAGATGGCGTTGAGGCCCTGGCATTTCTGCGACAACAGGCCCCCTATCAGGATGCGCCGCGCCCGGATATCATTCTGCTTGACCTTAATATGCCACGCATGGATGGCAAGACCCTGCTGCAACATCTCAAGCAGGACGACGATCTCAAACATATTCCAGCCATCGTCCTCACCACCTCGGAAGCAGAATCGGATATTGTCGATACCTATAATCTTGGCTGTGCCGGTTTTGTGACCAAACCCGTGGATCTAGTGCAGTTTCTGCAAGCCATACAGAACGTTGAAGACTACTGGCTGACCCTGGTCAAACGTCCGCAATGA